The following is a genomic window from Panthera uncia isolate 11264 chromosome B4, Puncia_PCG_1.0, whole genome shotgun sequence.
TCCCTTAGATGAGGGGGCTGAAGCGACCAGACCCCTACATCACCTCATAGCCACTTCGGATGCTCTTCACGAGGCAGCAGGCAAAGATAATTCCCAGTACCTAAAAGCAAAGATAGAGGGGTGGAGAAGAGTCAGAAAGGCAAAGTACCCCAGACCCACCCAAGAGACCCCAAACACAACCAGGGCCCTCATCTCCAAGCCAGTACCTCCTCAGCACCTCTTCCCACTGCCCCTACTGCTCAGATGCCCCAGAAGTCCAAAAGATGCCTCTCACCTCCACAAAGGCAATGCCCAAGGCTGCTGCAGCCACCACCAGCACATTGCTCCTCAGCCAGCCCCCAATCTTCTGCACACAGCCCTGAAGGGTAGTAGCCACACAAGGCAAGAACACAATCAGAaatttcccacccacctcctgggTCCTTTGATCTCTCCCGCACGCTCTGTATCTTTCACCCTGCCACTAGCATTCCCAGATACCGACCCCCCCCATCCCAAAACCCCAACCCTCTCCACCTCCATCCCTGGTCCCTCTCAACTCTTGAAACATTTCCCAGGTTTCCCAAGTCCCCTGTTCTCTCAACTTCTCCCTTACCTCTTCGTGGATCTCCTTCACCTTGAAAgaaatcccacagccctgggtgACATTGATGCAGCAGGAGTCGGGGACTCGGTCCTTGGGCATGAGAGGGATGCTCTCCCAGTCTGTGTAGTTAGCTGCCCCACAGCATTTAAACTGCACGAGAGGAGAAATACCAGGCAGAAGGTTATTGCGTGAACATCCACCTTCAATATGAAGATGAGAATCTTCTTCCCCCACTACCCCTGCTCCCAGAAACCTCACTCACATCTTCCTGCATCCTGTCCACAATCGAAACCGTGTGGTTGTTTTTTGGATAATTCTGCATCTGCTGCCGGAAGTCCTTATTAAATTCTGACATCACCTGGGAATTGGAAGGAGCATTGTTGAGGTCAAACTAAGGCAAACGGGTCCCAGAGCAGCCAGACCTCTGAGGCAGGGCCCTCCCCTTTTCCCTGCTTACCTTGTCTCTAAACACATAGCCAGCAATGGCTACAGCCACCTCCACCAGCATGATAAGAGACAGGAAGATGGCAAACTGCAGGCACAATGGGCAAGGGTCAGGTTTGGAGTCTTGGTGAGAGTGGCCTGCTGTGGCCCAGCCAGCCTCTAGCTCCTTCATAAAGGTTTTCCTCACCCACCTCCTAAGCCCCCACAGTAGAAGTGCCCTCCCAGCAGTCCCAGACACCCATGCTGGCCCCACACTGTGCTCACCGTGACCATAAGACAGTAGTTCTCCTTGCAGGCCCCACAGCAGCCTACGAAGGCCACCAGGAAGAGGAAGGCACCCACTGCGATGATGACCACGGGCAACAGGGAGCCAGGCGTGGCCCCCTGGACAATGGTCTGCCTCAGGACCAGCTGGGCCCCTACACCCACGGCGATCAATCCCACTGCACAGGCCTGCGAGGAGGGCAGGTCAGGGTTAGGCCAGACCCACGACCTGGCAGACCTCCGTGACAGAGGGCAGCAGCTGCACCCAGGACACAGACTTAGCCCCATCCCAGAGAGACAGATTCTCACACCTGGGAGAATATGGTGTGGGATGACCCATATTTGCCCCACAGTTTGATCAAAGGCCAAAAGAGGAGTTCCCAGAAAGCCTTGACCCCAGGGCACATATTTCTAACCTAGAGTGGTGCTTCCTGTGGGCCTCTAGGGCTCCCAGAATTGCCATCTCACTATCTTCCAAtggccaccccctcctcctcagcTGTGACTCAGGTTCCTCAGGCCCACAAGGccaaggaggagaagggagaaggaaaagaggtaaGAGTGGTGAGCTCCTCCCTGGACATAGAGCAGTCTCTCAAGCCAGGACCCCAGGGCAGGAGCAAATTGTGGCCGGCTGAGCCCTTCCCCACCCCGAAGCGGTGAGAGGGATGAGGGAATGGAAAGgaatggggggtaggggagaagggtggggaggagggggaagcccCAAGGCGATAGCATCAGGCCGGCCGTTGGCTGGTTGCCCCATTACCCGGTATCACAAGTGGTTGGTTGGGTCACCAGACAGGAAGGGCCAGAAGGGGCGAGGGGGAGGGTGCTGCGCACCCACGCAGTCCATTCTTGGTCCAAACTAGCCTCAGAGGTCCCTGaaagctggagggggtggggtggccctGCTGTCTTCGGCCCGTTTCCCGGGCTCTCCCGCATCTGGTCTCCAGCTGCCTTCATCCGTGGCCCCCCAGCCCTCACCACTCCGGATCCCGGTCTCCCCACACCCTGCCAGCGCGCCCCGATCATCCCCCATCCCACTCACGCAGAAGGCCAGCAGAAGAACGTAGAGCAAGAACTTGACACATTTCATTCCTCCTTCTACCGCCATGGCTGCcgggcctggggcagaggggagggcagggggatcAGAACAGGCCCAGGAGGGGGACCTCGGTTGCAAAGCTCCCCGCCGGCCCTCGAGGCCTTCCCTGCTCGGCCCCCTTTCCCGGCCCCTCCCACCCGGAAACCGGCGGTCGGATCCACGTCTCCCAGCCCCCTCTTCTTCCAggctggagaggggtgggggcgaCCGCCGCGAAGCCCGGACCTGCCCCGCAGCCTCCCGGGCCCCGGGGCAAGATCCCAGGGCGCCGACAGAGGCCGGAGCCCGACGCCCACCCTCGGCCCGCCAGCCCCCCGGCGcccaacaccccctccccaccccgccagtCCCTAAAACAATGGTCCTCGGCCAAGCGCGACCCCCAGCCGCCTTCCCCTGCGCCCTGACCACCCCCAAAACAGAAGCGCGACCAGCTCGCCACCGCACCCCGCCCGGGCCTCTGGAACTTTTCAAAGTTGCAAAGTTTGTAGGGCCTCGGGCGCGCCCGGGAGCACGGCGGATCTCCGGGGACCCGGGCCGAGCCCCGGAGGAGGGAGCTGCCAGCGACCACCCACCCGGAGCCGAGGCCGGCCGTGGGCCCCGAGGCCTCACCTGGGCTCCCCGAGGCTGTGCGCTCCTCTCCCGCCGCGGCTCAGGGGCTCTCTAGCGGCGCCCCCGGCTGCGGCCCCGCCCGCCgcgcggccccgccccggcctccagccacagccccctcccccgccacctccCCCGCCCAGTGGCCGCCTGCCTCCCTCATGTGACGCGGTAACAGCTGCGGCCTGAGTCACCCGGCCGGCGAGGGGAGGGCCGAGCCCCCCGCCCGGCCAAGGCCACGTGGCCCCTACCCAGAAGACGGCGCCCACCCCCGAGAGGGGAGGCCACCGAGGGCAGgacctcagggtgcctggggccCTTCTGGCGTCCCCGTCCCCATACCACCTCGACTGGGAGAGCGGGACCGAGCGGCGCCAGATTCTCTCTGGTTCAGGGAAGCGGAGGAAGCGTGTGCGAGCCAAGCAGGCGTGAGCGGCCCGGAGTTACACTCTGAGCGCCCGGACCGAGTGACCGAGCTGAGGCAAGGTGACGGAATGGTCTTCAAGAGGCCGCTTCATCCTGCACCCGGAGCCCACCTTCCTCTGGCTCCATCTCTATTGAagcccccatccccatccccgaGTCGGCAGAGGGCGCTGTTAGATCCGTGGGATCGGGTGGGGTCAGAATAAACACTTCCAGAAAGTCCCTGGCCTCACATCCTGGGAGTCCCCCAACATTCTAGAGTGGGTATTCCGGTCCCCCTTCTGTTAGTCCCTTTCTCCATATTCTGGGGCTCCGGAGTAGTGGGCTGAGCACGGGAAGAAGTCAGTCAATGGTGACGCCCCAGAGTCTGGTTCCTCCCTCTGGGGGTGGGTTGACAAGGTCTGTgctcccaccacccccactccctgaTGAGCTTCTTATCAGGTGGAGGCCTGGGGGAGGACACTAAATCGGGCATGGCATCTATCTTATGGATCTCCCATCCCATACCAGCAGGCAGCACTTCACATCCCAGGGGGCAAAGCCAGATGAGGGCTGGAAGGGGAGGTGGAGGCCTCAAGCTGCCTCCCTCCATTGTGTGCCACAGTGGACCCCAGAAGGAGCTGTGTGAACCGCCAAGGACAGAACCAGCCATTACTCCAGGCTCCCCCAAGCCTGGGCCCCACGCCCGAGGTTCTTATGGTCCTGACTTAAGAACCACTTCCTGAGTCTTAGTATGTGtacacaaagaaggaaagaaactgttAACAGCCAAAGGAAAGAgatctgggctgggctgggaacCAGTTAACAGAATCACAACCTCCCAGCAAGGCACACCAAGCCCATTCTGAACCTTGCTCCCTAGTTACCACAGTAGGCAGGcagtggaagaggagagaagatgcTGGAAAAAGTATTCATCTGTTTATTGTGCTGCCACTAGATGCCAGGCATGTGCTATGCACAGGAGATGGAGAGGGTGGACAAGGGAAGGAAGACAGTGGCACTGACCTGGATCAACATACAGAGCCAAGTCCACACTGTAAGCAGAGACAGAAACCCCTGGTGGTAGGTGGACAAGctcagagggaggggcaggtggtaTCTCTgccccagaggagaaagagaaggaagagatttcAGATTTCTTATCACAAAGGTGGGTGGTACTCTCTGAGATGACCTtagagaataaagaaacaagCTCTCAGTTCCAGGGACCAGGAAAGAGCCAAgtataaaaaaggaatatttttaaaagcccaggGCAGGCTGGGGTTGGCTAGCTCAAAGGGTTCGGGAAGGATGTGGTGAAAAATGGACAGGACAGTGGTCTGAAGTTAAGATTGAGAAACTTTAGATGGATAACAACCAAGTATAACGCTTGGTCTTTGATTAAATCTTTGTCTGAACAAATGAACTGTGAAAGACATTTTGAGAACAACTGGGGGAGTTTGAATATGGACTGAGAattagacatgaaaaaaataattttgttagttATGATGATGGTATgattatataagaaaattattttttaaagatgcatactaaaatatttaagagtGATGTGATAGCTGTATTTGCTTTGGAATACTTCACTAAACAGATGCAGCAAAAAGCAGAGAGTCTAGGTGATAGGACCATTGAGGGCCTAGAAGGctatattgggtttttttttttcttttaagtaaaccttatgcccaatgtggggctcagactcataaccccaagatcaagagtcacatcctctacggactgagccacccaggcacaccaatgTTCTAAAGGCAGTGGGGAATGTTCTAAAGGCGGTGGGGAGTTTTTGAGAGGTTGAACATCTTGGGGCTGGTCCTACATTGAAATAAGGAGGAATGAATGGCAGGTAGCCCAGAAGATCTTTGAGACATCACTGCCACCATCCAAGGGAGAGTTAATGAAGGCTGGAACCACAgggtgcctgtatggctcagtcggctaagcatccgactcttgatctcagctcagatcttgatctcagggttgtaagttcaaatcccacactgggctccgtggtgggggtgaagcctacttaaaaaaaaaaaagaaaaaggagcctGGAACCCTGGAAAAGAGGGAAGTCTGAGTGGCATTTCAGAGGGCAAATAAAGGACTGGGTGACTGCCTACCTGTGGAAGGGGAGAGTAAGTGGGAAAAGTCCAAAACAACTCAGAGCTTCCAGACCTGGGCACcaggggaggaggtggtggtCACCCAAGACAGGAGGCACCCACAAGGGGCATCCAGGTGGAGATATCCACCAGAAATTGGAGATGTGAAACTCAGAAGAGAGGAGTAGTCAGACTAGAGATAAAAAGTGATATTTAAATTCATAGATGGATGAGGaccagagcaagagaagaaaacaaagacagagcCTCAGGGAACCCTTATGTTTCAGGCACATGTGGGAGGGGTCAGTATCCAGTAAAggaaccaaaaggaaaagaaagctgtgGAGCAGGACCCCCACACTCTACCAGGCTCGGTACTGGCATTATACACATTAGCTCATTTGACCCTCAGAACAACCCTTTGAGATCTGTATGATTTGTCCTGTTTTAGAGATAGGAAACTGAGATTCTGTGATAGGGAATGACATGCCCAGAGTCCAAACCAATAATCACCAGTGTTAGAATCTGAACCCAGATCTCTCAGGGTTCCAAGGCCTGTGTTCTTCCACTTTTCTTTTGGGAGTTGGGAGAAAACAGAACTTCACAGCAAGAGGAGGGACAGCGGCCAGAAGCATCAAATAGTATAGAAAGGTCAACTTGGGTGAGAAACAAGAGAAAACCGTTAGATGGGGTGGTCTTCTCCAGAGCAGTGTCAGGGCAGGATCTGGAGCACCTGCTGGGcctgagaagggaggagagggaggtggagacgtccaggtgggcaggggcagagctgaGGTGAATGTCAGGAGAGGAATTCCAGATTAGGGCCAGAGAGACCCCTGGAAAACAGCCAGTGTGGTGCTGGTAGCGGGAGAACAAGAAAAGCCCACACCGAGTCAAGTTCATGGAGACAGATAGTAGAAAGtttgttgccaggggctggaaggagggaggaatggggagttaggGGTCAAtgtgtttcagtttgggaagatgaaaaagttctggagatagatggCCATGATGGTTGCATACCACGGTGAATGTACTTAGaactgtactcttttttttttttaagtttatttatttattttgagagagggaggggcagagagagggagacagaatcccagcacagagcccgactcagagcttaaacccacgaaccatgagatcatgacctgagcagagatcgtcagttgcttaaccaactgaaccactcaggtgctcctgacCTGTTCTCTTAAAAATGGTTCAACTGGTAGATTTTATGTCATCTGTATTttaacacacacgcacacgcacatgcacacacatacacacaaatggcCTACCCCCTAGTCTGGAAAGTTGGCATATAGCCCTGTGCCCCTCTGAGTGGGGAAGCAGCTGACTGGGACCTGGCCCCTCACATCATGTCCTTCAGAGCTCCCAGCACCTACTCCAAAGGTCTGGCATCCAGATATGTCATCCAGATATGCAACTGTGGGTGCCCTGGTAGGAGAGGCCCCATGACCTGGGAGCTGCCACCTGCAGaggccagtgggggtggggagcatgaGAAAGGAGTGAGGAGACTGGGAAGgactggaggaaagaaagagtaaagaGACTGGGAAggactggaggagagagaagggaagagaagagttgAGGACAGCTGGGAGATACAGGAGagaataggggaaggggaggcatGGAAGGacggccggggggtggggggtgggtagtggTGGTGAGGGAAACAatacagaggggaaaagagatgCCAGGGAAacggtggggaggaggaagaggaggagaggggagggagacagaggaaccaAAGGGTGCAGCATCAGGGCCATCCCTTTGCTAGAGAGGATAGAAAGGGTGGTGGCTAGAACTTAAGGTCAGGAGGTTGTGTCTGAATTAGGGAACTGAGATCTAAATCCAAAGGCCCCAGCTTTGGTTATAAGTGAGGCGTGGGTGCTCGATGGCAGCTCCCAGACTACAGGGTTAGATCAAAACAAGGGCAAGGTCAGAGATGCCCTGGTTGGTGGAGTCACCATGGTGGCCCTCTCTGACTCCCCCAGATGCCTGGCAAGACAAGGTCACAGCACCCTAGTACCCAGGAGAACACCATCACTGCCAAAGTCACCTTACATCCTTTCTTCAAGGAAAGCGAGGTTCAGGGGTAGCCTGCAGATCCCGCAGGTACCAGACACACAGACTCCGGGTGCACCCCGCCCACCTCCAGCAGGTGCTCTAAGTTCAGAGGCACTCGTGCCACAGAGGCTCTGCATGGCACGAATGGGGGGACTTTGGCCAAACGTTCACacttcctgagcctcagcttcctccccaCTTAAGTAAGAGGAAAACTACTCCCTTCCACACCTTACAGGGCAGTTGTGAGGATTGCAGAAGACATTAAGGGGATCGATTTTGTTACCTTAAGCCTTTATCCTACCCTGTTTTGGGGTAACAtgagaatgaaaatgattttGCTTTGAGAAATATCTGGACTCCACGCCACTTGACGTGGCCAAGGAAAGTGTTGGAAGGGACAATTCAGCCTCCTTgcatccctccttcccaccttggtctcagcccagagccccgttTCAAGCCCCAGGGCCTTCCCCAGAACCCCCTCCACTGCCCAGGCTCCATCCGCAGCGCTCTGCCCCAGTTCTTGCCTGTTCCTTTCCCTGCTCCTTGGGCCGGACTTCtggcccctccttctccccaaccTTGCCTGGCTCCTGTCCCAGCCTCCTCACTGTTGCCAGTGGGGTCAATCTAGATGCTCAGCTGGtgagtgagcagggcaggtgcCCCAGGCTGTTCATGCACAGCCTGGGCCAGGAGGTCAGCTGCTGTGTGGTTCTGGTCCAGGGCCAGCTCAGGAGGGCAGTGGTCTCCCACCTGACAATCACAGACCCACACAACTAACCAGTCCCTTGGGATGCAGCAGACATGAACATGGGAGCAACGAGAAGAGGCAATGCTGGGACAGGGTAGTTACTTCAGCTTTCTGTTCCTTGGGGCattccttcatccatccatctatccatccagtTACTGAAAGCCTAAACCAGCCAGGCACAGGGACTATACAGAGATGAGTGAGACACAGTTCTAGTTACAGCCTGTAGGCACAGACAACAAATAGTGTGGGTAGGGGTGTGCCAAAGAGAAGCTCTGGGTGCTGGGAGCCACCTACCACAGGCTGAGGGGAGCAGAGAGTACTGAAGGCCTCGGGGAGCATTCACTCAACCTGCTCACACAGTAGACTCCTTCCCATGGATGCGGCCTTGCAGTCCAGGGCACTAGAAGTGAGGAGAGCATGCAGGGTTGAATGGGTGGGGGTCGCTGGCACCACCAGGCAGAGCCCAGAGCAGTCTGTCCTGCCCTCACATCTCTAATCTCTGGTTCCCATTCCCAGACCCCACCCAGACCTTCTGGCCATCCGCACACCCTCGCCATTGCTACACACagacacgcgcacacacacgcacacacctcaTTTGGCAACAACCTTGACCTTCACTGCCCCGTGCTTTCTCCTAGACATTGGATTCCCTCTGAACATTCCAGCTCTCCTCACCTGGCAGCCCACCTCCCGGGTCAGCACAGCCACCAGCGTTCTGAAGTCCCTGGAGAAGGAGAACCGGCTTTATGCTCAGACCCCTCCTTTCCTTGGATCAGCAGGTGCCTTGTGCTGGCCAAACTGGGCACGGGGGCGGCCTTGGCCGTGGCCCCCAGCAGGACCCATGTCAGGCCTGGGCCTGGAGAGGGAGCAATTGTTGAGAAAGATGGGAAAAGATGGAGAAGCCTGGGGAGACTGAGTGAAGGTGGGACAGAGGGTGCACCTGTGAGTCTGGAGGGCTGGGCCTGCCCTAAGAGGAGCTGAAGGGGGCAGGGTAGGGTATCTTTAGGAAGGCCAGTGGGCAAAGGAAGATGTGACTTCCAAATGACTCTCAGAGTTCCCCAGCTGTACTCCACCTCCACCTGCTCCCCACAAAATACAAACTCTCTGGATCCCTCCTCCCGACCTCCAACTTCTCTTCAAGGGCCTGGGGTTAAAGAGGTTAACAGGCCTGCTAGGAGATCCAGCAGGGTAATTATAGGGTTTAGAATGTGGTGTGGAAGAGGATGGTAATTACACAGTGAGGTCCTCTCTGGGGGCTTCAGGCTTTGTGGGCAGAGACCTGGGAGGAGTCCATTCCACTAACATTCCAGCCCAGAATAGTCTCCCCAAACCACATTCCCAGAGGCTCACCctgggagggcaggagaagggggaagCAAGCCTAGTAGGGAAGcccctcagccccttcccctcagCAGCTTCTCAATGACCCAGTCCCTCCCCTCCTTGGAAAGACCTGCGGTGCCAGGGAATGAGCCACTGATCCTAAAAATAGGGACTTTAGGAGGAAAAAGTGACAAGAGATGGCTTTAGGGATCCTGGGTTGCTGCCCACTGACCCAGCTGTGAGGGATAAGGCAGTTTAAGTATGCGGGGTAGTCTGCGGGGAAGGGGTGCACGATGGCAGGAGTCCTCCCTCTTTATAGAGCTTCCCCAGTTCTGGTGTCTCCTGCTCCAAGAGTGGCCCAGGTGTCTCTGGCTTGAACCCTGGTGACCGGCTCCTAAGACCTCCAGTTCCTCTTCCTGAGCATGGAACAGACCCTCCACCCGAGGCTACACAGGCGCCTCTTTCCTCCAGTAGCTCCGGAAACCTTACCCCTCCCCCTGGGACACCTCCTGCTTCTCTCCGGGCAGCTCGCAGCCTTCAAACCTCAATGCCTTCCCTTAGGCCCCGACCCACATTTGCCGTGAACCAGTCAGGACCTTGAAGGAGGCGGGCCTTGAAGGTTGCCTGGGTAACGCCTGAGAGGGGCACCCCTGGCAGGAAGACAGTTGCTAGGGAGACCAGGACAGTGGGCGGGGCCCCAAACCCTGGTTAGCCTGTTTGGGGATGAGAAAAGATCTAAATGTCCAGATCCTCTCTCCCAGTTCCTTTTCTGTGAAGCCTCCAGGGCCCCCTCCTGGGGACTGGGTCTAGGGCAGCTGGAAGTCTGAAGCTTCTGAAAGAGACCTCCCAGGGGTTAGTTCCTGCAGCTCAGGGGAACCCAACAGTAATCAAGCCTGAGAGAACTAAGGAACGAGGCAAGATGCGGGAAGGTCTGGAGAAAGAAACAAGGCTTAATGCATTATGATATAGAACTCTTGGGTTAGAAATCTAAAGTGAAAATATGCAAAGTATGCAAAGCAAAACAGCAGTTCTAGTCCCACCTCCAAGGAGCTAAAATTCCAGATTCTACCACCAGATGGCAGTCTTGCCCACTCATTGGATTAAGCCCAGTCCTGGAACTGGTGGGGAAGCCAGGAGGTGAAAATCTTTTCTGTCTCACAAGTTGTTCCtgactcctgctctctctctggcaTTTGGCAGACACTCATAACTCCTCATGGCCATAAATACCCAGTTTTCTCTCCCCCCAACCCGGCTCTGACCAGATCCAGTTAGCGGGGTCCATTCATTCTTCTTTCAAAGGAGCTAAGGAACACTTCCGTGGAAAAATTTCCTGTTGCCTTGGATCCCAGTCACAGTGTAAGGGTGATAAATTGGGGTAATAGGAATGACTAACTAACTCATTTAGAATTGTgtgtcagggggaaaaaagaattctgtgtCAGGGAGTTAATCCTCATAACCTTATGAAATAGGTACAATATTGTTATCCCCATCTTACGGATAAGCATAAAGAGCCAAGTTTACACAGCCAGGTAAGCAGGAGGGCGGGAccttgaacccaggcagcctggttcTAGTCTAGAAGCTATGTAAGAGTAACCTCCATACCACACAGAATGGTGCAGAGGTAGCTAAGAAAAGCATCTACTctaggctttggagtcaggacTGGACTTTTGGAAGACATGTCTAAAATCTCTACACTGCAACCTGAAGACAGAATAAATTTGGCCAAGAgactggggagtgggggcaggggaagtaGAAAGGGTAGTTGTTCCAAGAAGAGGAAACAATTTATGCAAAGATTCAGAGATGATCAAGAGAAAAAAGGTGAAGTCTAGCTCCAGGTTTCTGGCCTGATGATTCttattcaataaaatgaaaatgtgcctCAGCAATGGCACACTGGGGGCACATTTTCAGGGGAGAGAAGGAGTTATCTATTTATCATATTTAACTCATGATATTTGAGGTACCTTGGGACATCCAGATAGAAATATCAAGAAGGCATCTGTCTTGGAGTTTTGGCTGCTACTGTTTACCTAGTGTCATGTCCACTCTAGATGATTCCTGAGGAAAGGGGCTGAGTCATTTATCTTTGCATCTCTCGTAGACCTACCATTAGAAACATGCTTAGTGAGGAAGAGAAGGCTAGGCAGCTTCCTccgaggaaggagaaggaggtgaTATCACCTCTGCTCTCAAGGAGTTTCACTGAGGAAATTACATCAGAGAAACATTTTGGAGAACAGGCTAGGCCAGGATATGTGGTAAAGGCAATCATTGCTCTAGGAGATCAGAAAGGAAAGAGTCACAAAGAAGAAGGAGCCCATCAAGGCcattattgattgattgattgattgattactATGTAATCCTCGCAGCTTGTTGCAGAGAGATGGTGTGAtcaacattttatagatgaagaaacttgaTGAAATGTTGAGATGCCCGTGTCTTGGTccaaagcaagagagagaacaaactgtcTAATTTACTCCATTTTGTTGCAGTCTTAGTTCCTGTTCTCCATGGAAATGGTTCATCTCTTCAAAGCTCCCCAGCTTGGTTTTCCGGACCCCTACCCAACCTTCCTGCCTCACACCTGGACCTCCAGTTTCTTCCCTCATTTCACTCCAGCTCCCAACCCAACTTTGTCCTTATGCCTAGTGTTCCATTTCAAGACATTCTCTTGGGCTCTAATCCACAGAGGAAAGCGGTGTCTCTTTTTTCTGCCTAAGAAGCCCAATAATGATCATCTCGTTACTCAATAAAATACTGTGTGTACCAGGAAGTGAGCAAGACCCAATCCCTTCAAACATTTTCAATCTACTGGTTGTCTATTGATCTCCAGGGCTCTGGACTCAAGAAATAAGCATGGGCAAACTGAGGACTGGGAAAAAGAATCCAGAACCAGAAGTCAAGCACCTCAGGAGCATTTTAGCTCTCTTTCACTCTGCCCTCTAGCTGTACCCAGAGTCACACCTGCAAGGTAGGGCTGGTCCCACATCTGGGTTTCTCCCTTTGCAACTTGCTGTCTCCAACTCAAGGCGGCTGAGGGCAgacttctctctcattctctgcaaTTACAAGAGCCTTCTCAGACTTCTAAGACCCTGCAGATGCAACAGTGTAGCTAGGAATTCAGAGTCCCAGATTCCTCTGCAAGCAAGTGGTCTCCCACCTGCttcctctactcctcccccagTCCCAGTGGTCCCCAGTGGTCCATAGTTCCTGCCTTTTTCCAGCCTGCTGACTCCTTTATCCCTTTCAGGCCTCAGTTTCAGGCTCACACTCTTCCCAGCTCTAAGACTCCCTCTTGTATCAGGgcttccccaccacctccccaacTGCTCAGATTgtccctgttctctttctctcctagtCTCTCTTGCTACCCCCATGTCCCTTCCCTCCATTTCACTGTTCCTGAGCCCCTAGGGAGCCTAGCCTGAT
Proteins encoded in this region:
- the CD63 gene encoding CD63 antigen; protein product: MAVEGGMKCVKFLLYVLLLAFCACAVGLIAVGVGAQLVLRQTIVQGATPGSLLPVVIIAVGAFLFLVAFVGCCGACKENYCLMVTFAIFLSLIMLVEVAVAIAGYVFRDKVMSEFNKDFRQQMQNYPKNNHTVSIVDRMQEDFKCCGAANYTDWESIPLMPKDRVPDSCCINVTQGCGISFKVKEIHEEGCVQKIGGWLRSNVLVVAAAALGIAFVEVLGIIFACCLVKSIRSGYEVM